A single genomic interval of Microbacterium sp. BLY harbors:
- a CDS encoding permease encodes MTAPARTATRPGHTHRRAPSPRSTGIAVGIGAAIVVALFLIDAFLPTLFPASLPTRAQDGLTLALSVLIEALPFVVLGVLLSIVVQVWLPAGVIHRWLPRRAWARRAVLSLLGMLIPVCECGNVPFARGLMMRGLAPAEALTFLIAAPIVNPIVILTTHAAFGWDGGILVARLVGGYLIANLIGWIYSRHPAPDSLLTQRFVDTCERVTHEPGTPVRRSLTQFLVELRAVMPALVIGSALAGAVQVLIPRDVLLTIGANPVLSIVAMMLLAIVVAICSNVDAFFALSFASTFSSGALVAFLLVGPLVDIKMLALMRTTFTTRTLVGITGVVLAAAFAIGIGVNVLA; translated from the coding sequence GTGACCGCCCCGGCACGAACGGCCACCCGTCCGGGCCACACGCACCGTCGAGCGCCCTCGCCGCGCTCGACGGGGATCGCCGTCGGCATCGGCGCAGCGATCGTCGTGGCGCTGTTCCTCATCGATGCGTTCCTGCCCACCCTCTTCCCGGCCTCGCTGCCGACCCGCGCGCAGGACGGACTGACGCTCGCGCTCAGCGTGCTGATCGAGGCGCTGCCGTTCGTGGTGCTGGGCGTGCTGCTGTCGATCGTCGTGCAGGTGTGGCTGCCCGCCGGCGTCATCCATCGCTGGCTGCCGCGGCGCGCGTGGGCACGCCGTGCGGTGCTCTCCCTCCTGGGCATGCTCATCCCGGTCTGCGAGTGCGGCAACGTGCCGTTCGCCCGCGGTCTCATGATGCGCGGCCTCGCCCCGGCGGAGGCGCTCACCTTCCTCATCGCCGCGCCGATCGTCAACCCGATCGTGATCCTCACCACCCATGCCGCGTTCGGCTGGGACGGCGGGATCCTCGTCGCACGCCTCGTGGGCGGCTACCTCATCGCGAACCTGATCGGCTGGATCTACAGCCGCCACCCGGCGCCGGACTCCCTGCTGACGCAGCGCTTCGTCGACACGTGCGAGCGCGTCACGCACGAACCCGGCACCCCGGTGCGCCGGAGCCTGACCCAGTTCCTGGTCGAGCTGCGGGCCGTGATGCCGGCGCTGGTGATCGGCTCGGCGCTCGCGGGAGCCGTGCAGGTGCTCATCCCGCGTGACGTGCTGCTCACGATCGGCGCCAACCCCGTGCTGTCCATCGTCGCGATGATGCTGCTCGCGATCGTCGTGGCCATCTGCTCCAACGTCGACGCGTTCTTCGCGCTCTCGTTCGCGTCCACGTTCTCGTCGGGTGCCCTCGTGGCGTTCCTCCTGGTGGGGCCGCTCGTCGACATCAAGATGCTGGCCCTCATGCGGACGACGTTCACCACCCGCACGCTCGTCGGTATCACCGGGGTCGTGCTGGCCGCGGCGTTCGCGATCGGGATCGGGGTGAACGTCCTTGCCTGA
- a CDS encoding Fur family transcriptional regulator → MAQRNTWQRERVREALADARGFVSAQSLHATLRDENTGIGLATVYRALAGLAAAGDADSLQSPEGEALYRACTTQGHHHHLICRSCGLTVEIEAKDVEQWAQRTAALHGFTEAAHVVDIFGLCTPCANKRDAERAATA, encoded by the coding sequence ATGGCTCAGCGGAACACCTGGCAGCGCGAACGCGTGCGCGAAGCACTCGCCGACGCGCGCGGTTTCGTGAGCGCGCAGAGCCTGCACGCGACCCTCCGCGACGAGAACACCGGGATCGGCCTGGCCACCGTCTACCGCGCGCTCGCCGGCCTCGCGGCCGCCGGCGACGCCGACTCGCTGCAGAGCCCCGAAGGCGAGGCGCTCTACCGCGCGTGCACGACCCAGGGTCACCACCATCACCTGATCTGCCGCTCCTGCGGCCTCACCGTCGAGATCGAGGCGAAGGACGTGGAGCAGTGGGCGCAGCGGACGGCGGCGCTGCACGGCTTCACCGAGGCGGCGCACGTCGTCGACATCTTCGGTCTCTGCACCCCCTGCGCGAACAAGCGCGACGCCGAGAGGGCCGCGACAGCGTGA
- a CDS encoding metal ABC transporter permease has protein sequence MTGVSALVPAVGWDDVFSFQDYGELVALLANSIIAGAVLGIVGGLIGVFVMQRDLAFAVHGVSELSFAGAAAALLFGGSVVAGSLGGALVAAILIGVLGAKARDRNSIVGVLMPFGLGLGILFLSLYDGRSANRFSLLTGQIVSVSSPDLGWLIGISLVVLLGLLVMWNPLRFDSLDPESAAARGVPTRTVSLLFMVLLGLIVAVSVHIIGALLVMALLVTPAAAAMRLTAGPVAVPLLAALFGFVSAVGGILLALAGTLPVSPYITTLSFTIYVVCWIVQRVRSRVTRV, from the coding sequence ATGACCGGGGTGTCCGCCCTCGTCCCCGCGGTCGGCTGGGACGACGTCTTCTCGTTCCAGGACTACGGCGAGCTCGTCGCCCTGCTGGCGAACTCGATCATCGCGGGTGCCGTGCTCGGCATCGTCGGCGGTCTCATCGGGGTCTTCGTCATGCAGCGCGACCTGGCGTTCGCCGTGCACGGGGTGAGCGAGCTGTCGTTCGCCGGCGCCGCCGCCGCGCTGCTGTTCGGCGGCAGCGTCGTGGCCGGCTCGCTCGGCGGGGCGCTCGTCGCGGCGATCCTCATCGGGGTCCTCGGGGCCAAGGCCAGGGATCGCAACTCGATCGTCGGTGTGCTCATGCCGTTCGGTCTCGGCCTCGGCATCCTGTTCCTGTCGCTCTACGACGGCCGGAGTGCCAATCGATTCAGCCTCCTGACGGGGCAGATCGTGTCGGTGTCGAGCCCCGACCTCGGCTGGCTCATCGGCATCAGCCTCGTGGTGCTGCTCGGCCTGCTCGTGATGTGGAATCCGCTGCGCTTCGACTCGCTCGATCCGGAGTCGGCGGCCGCCCGCGGGGTGCCCACGCGGACCGTGAGCCTGCTGTTCATGGTGCTGCTGGGCCTCATCGTCGCCGTCAGTGTGCACATCATCGGCGCGCTGCTGGTGATGGCGCTGCTGGTGACCCCGGCGGCCGCGGCGATGCGGCTCACGGCCGGCCCGGTGGCGGTGCCGCTGCTGGCGGCGCTGTTCGGCTTCGTCTCGGCGGTCGGCGGGATCCTGCTCGCGCTCGCCGGAACCCTCCCGGTGAGTCCGTACATCACGACCCTGTCCTTCACGATCTATGTCGTGTGCTGGATCGTGCAGCGCGTCCGATCCCGGGTCACCCGTGTCTGA
- a CDS encoding metal ABC transporter ATP-binding protein, producing the protein MSGARRQARGSTSETGPVLEIVDGALQRGDRELWSGLDLTVQPGEFIAVLGPSGSGKTTLLRSILGLQPLSRGSIRVAGEPVHRGNARIGYIPQQRSLAPDTSMRARDLVALGVQGSRFGFPVPHRGDRAKVDALLAAVGATSYADRRAGLLSGGEQQRLRVGQALADEPALLLCDEPLSNLDLANQVAVTDIIDRQRRERGAAVLFVTHDVNPILNRVDRILYIAGGRFVLGTPEEVLQSRVLTDLYGTPVFVLRAGDRLVVVGVPDAEPHHDHDHGGAA; encoded by the coding sequence GTGAGCGGAGCCCGCCGACAGGCGCGCGGCTCCACGAGCGAGACCGGTCCCGTCCTCGAGATCGTCGACGGCGCCCTCCAGCGGGGCGACCGGGAGCTCTGGTCGGGACTCGACCTCACGGTGCAGCCCGGCGAGTTCATCGCCGTGCTCGGGCCGTCGGGTTCCGGGAAGACGACGCTCCTGCGCAGCATCCTCGGCTTGCAGCCCCTCTCCCGCGGCAGCATCCGCGTGGCCGGCGAGCCCGTCCACCGCGGCAACGCCCGCATCGGGTACATCCCGCAGCAGCGCTCGCTCGCGCCCGACACGAGCATGCGGGCCCGTGATCTCGTCGCCCTCGGCGTGCAGGGCAGCCGCTTCGGCTTCCCCGTCCCGCACCGCGGCGACCGGGCGAAGGTCGACGCACTGCTGGCCGCGGTCGGGGCGACCTCGTACGCGGACCGCCGGGCGGGCCTGCTCTCCGGCGGGGAGCAGCAGCGCCTCCGGGTCGGGCAGGCTCTGGCCGACGAACCCGCGCTGCTCCTCTGCGACGAGCCCCTGTCGAACCTCGACCTCGCCAATCAGGTCGCCGTCACCGACATCATCGATCGGCAGCGCCGCGAGCGCGGAGCCGCCGTGCTCTTCGTCACCCACGACGTCAACCCGATCCTGAACCGCGTCGACCGCATCCTCTACATCGCCGGCGGACGCTTCGTCCTCGGAACCCCGGAGGAGGTGCTGCAGAGCCGGGTGCTGACCGACCTCTACGGCACGCCGGTGTTCGTGCTGCGCGCCGGCGACCGGCTCGTCGTCGTCGGCGTCCCCGATGCGGAGCCCCACCACGACCACGACCACGGAGGAGCCGCATGA
- a CDS encoding metal ABC transporter solute-binding protein, Zn/Mn family produces the protein MKKPAVALALASVAALSLAGCSSTSGAAEDDGAVTVVASTNVYGDIAAQVGGDRVDVTSIIDSVTQDPHSYEASARDRLTLQKADLVVENGGGYDAFIDSLLQDAQDPHVVTAVEFSHDYPGNAGHEEEGDAHDHAEDEAATDEPHDHEHAEGEDEHAGHDHIEGFNEHVWFDPHTMIHVVEAIADELTEIDPDGADTFRTNADELVAELEGFEGDLEAIKADAAGATVFMTEPLPGYLATAAGLTDVTPDGFAESVEEGSDVAPAVLLEALQVVASGQVTAVLTNAQTGGAETERVEKAAEDAGVPVVAFTELLEDGSSYSEWMSDAIQSLAAAVRS, from the coding sequence ATGAAGAAGCCCGCTGTCGCCCTCGCCCTCGCCTCCGTCGCCGCCCTCTCGCTGGCCGGATGCTCGTCGACCTCCGGTGCGGCGGAGGACGACGGCGCGGTGACGGTCGTCGCGAGCACCAACGTCTACGGCGACATCGCGGCGCAGGTCGGGGGCGACCGGGTCGACGTCACCTCGATCATCGACTCCGTCACGCAGGACCCGCACTCCTACGAGGCGAGCGCCCGCGACCGCCTCACGCTGCAGAAGGCCGACCTCGTGGTCGAGAACGGCGGCGGCTACGACGCGTTCATCGACAGCCTCCTGCAGGATGCGCAGGACCCGCACGTCGTCACGGCCGTGGAGTTCTCGCACGACTACCCCGGCAACGCGGGGCACGAGGAGGAGGGCGACGCCCACGACCACGCCGAGGACGAGGCCGCGACCGACGAGCCGCACGATCATGAGCACGCCGAGGGCGAGGACGAGCACGCCGGTCACGACCACATCGAGGGCTTCAACGAGCACGTCTGGTTCGACCCGCACACGATGATCCATGTCGTCGAGGCGATCGCCGACGAGCTCACCGAGATCGACCCCGACGGCGCCGACACGTTCCGCACGAACGCGGACGAGCTCGTCGCGGAGCTGGAGGGCTTCGAGGGCGACCTCGAGGCGATCAAGGCGGATGCCGCCGGTGCGACGGTGTTCATGACCGAGCCGCTGCCGGGCTACCTCGCCACCGCCGCCGGCCTCACCGACGTCACCCCCGACGGCTTCGCGGAGTCGGTCGAGGAGGGCAGCGACGTCGCGCCGGCCGTGCTGCTCGAAGCACTGCAGGTGGTGGCCTCCGGTCAGGTGACCGCCGTCCTCACCAACGCTCAGACCGGCGGAGCGGAGACGGAGCGCGTCGAGAAGGCCGCGGAGGACGCCGGTGTGCCGGTGGTCGCCTTCACGGAGCTGCTCGAGGACGGATCGTCGTACTCTGAGTGGATGAGTGACGCGATCCAGAGCCTCGCCGCCGCCGTCCGGTCGTGA
- a CDS encoding glycoside hydrolase family 13 protein encodes MTDSLLTATREDDKTATWWRQAAVYQIYPRSFADADGDGLGDIPGIVSRADYLAELGIDAVWLSPFYPSELADGGYDVADYRNVDPRLGTLDDFDAMVEALHARGIRVVVDIVPNHTSDQHAWFQEALAAGRGSAARERYIFREGTGPDGTEPPTDWVSVFGGSAWERVADGQWYLHNFAVEQPDLNWDHPEVREDFLTTLRFWSDRGVDGFRIDVAHMLTKDLTEPLPSRAELDAMDRTSGTHPMIDRDDVHEIYAQWRAVFNEYDPPRTAVAEAWVETPERRAKYASAEGLGQAFNFDLLVADFDAADFQRIIADNLAQAQAAGSSTTWVLSNHDVTRHATRYGLPPLRGRAVKQGTEWVRAGGPEEGLDREGGLRRAHAATLLLLGLPGSAYLYQGEELGLHEVAEIAPDQRQDPGFFRGADFDGLGRDGCRVPLPWTASGSSYGFGAAGAHLPQPAWFARHAVEVEDADPDSTLNLYREALRLRRLLQTEETLEWVDTGREDVLRFRRPNGWEVVTNFGTAPFDLGAAADDAVLSTVALDGSLLPGEATAWLAPASLAS; translated from the coding sequence ATGACCGATTCGCTGCTCACCGCGACCCGCGAAGACGACAAGACCGCGACCTGGTGGCGCCAGGCCGCCGTGTACCAGATCTATCCGCGGAGCTTCGCGGACGCCGACGGCGACGGCCTGGGTGACATCCCCGGCATCGTCTCGCGCGCCGACTACCTCGCCGAGCTCGGCATCGACGCGGTGTGGCTGAGCCCGTTCTATCCGTCGGAACTGGCCGACGGCGGCTACGACGTGGCGGACTACCGGAACGTCGACCCCCGTCTCGGCACCCTCGACGACTTCGACGCCATGGTCGAGGCGCTGCACGCGCGGGGCATCCGCGTGGTCGTCGACATCGTCCCGAACCACACCTCCGACCAGCACGCCTGGTTCCAGGAGGCGCTGGCCGCCGGCCGCGGATCCGCCGCCCGGGAGCGCTACATCTTCCGCGAGGGCACCGGTCCCGACGGCACCGAGCCGCCCACCGACTGGGTCTCGGTCTTCGGCGGCAGCGCCTGGGAGCGCGTCGCGGACGGCCAGTGGTACCTGCACAACTTCGCCGTCGAGCAGCCCGACCTGAACTGGGACCACCCGGAGGTGCGCGAGGACTTCCTGACCACGCTCCGCTTCTGGTCGGACCGTGGCGTGGACGGATTCCGCATCGATGTGGCCCACATGCTGACGAAGGACCTCACCGAGCCGCTGCCGTCCCGCGCCGAGCTCGACGCGATGGACCGCACCTCCGGCACGCACCCGATGATCGACCGCGACGACGTGCATGAGATCTACGCCCAGTGGCGCGCGGTCTTCAACGAGTACGACCCGCCGCGCACCGCGGTCGCCGAGGCGTGGGTGGAGACCCCGGAGCGCCGTGCGAAGTACGCCTCGGCGGAGGGGCTCGGGCAGGCGTTCAACTTCGACCTGCTCGTCGCCGACTTCGATGCGGCGGATTTCCAGCGCATCATCGCCGACAACCTCGCCCAGGCGCAGGCCGCGGGATCGTCGACGACCTGGGTGCTCTCGAACCACGACGTCACGCGACACGCGACCCGGTACGGCCTGCCCCCGCTGCGCGGTCGCGCGGTCAAGCAGGGCACCGAGTGGGTGCGCGCCGGCGGCCCGGAGGAGGGCCTCGACCGCGAGGGCGGCCTGCGCCGGGCGCACGCCGCGACCCTGCTGCTGCTCGGCCTCCCCGGCAGCGCCTACCTCTACCAGGGTGAGGAGCTGGGCCTGCACGAGGTCGCGGAGATCGCCCCCGACCAGCGTCAGGACCCCGGGTTCTTCCGCGGTGCCGACTTCGACGGCCTCGGCCGCGACGGCTGCCGCGTGCCGCTGCCGTGGACGGCGTCGGGGAGCTCGTACGGCTTCGGCGCGGCGGGCGCGCATCTGCCGCAGCCCGCCTGGTTCGCCCGGCACGCGGTCGAGGTGGAGGACGCCGACCCCGACTCGACCCTCAACCTGTACCGCGAGGCGCTGCGGCTGCGACGGCTGCTGCAGACGGAGGAGACGCTCGAGTGGGTCGACACCGGACGGGAGGACGTGCTGCGGTTCCGTCGTCCGAACGGCTGGGAGGTCGTGACGAACTTCGGCACCGCGCCGTTCGATCTGGGTGCGGCGGCGGACGACGCCGTGCTGTCGACGGTGGCCCTCGACGGCTCCCTCCTGCCGGGCGAGGCCACGGCCTGGCTGGCTCCGGCGTCCTTGGCGAGCTGA
- a CDS encoding carbohydrate ABC transporter permease, with protein sequence MSTETLTTIPADGRRKRQRMERVNWSGTIILILCTATILIPLYVTISMAFKTTGQAVDGNAFSLPAPFSIDGFVQAWTLTKFPVGAAISLLVTAGTVIATIVLAAFASYAIVRNWDRRLFRYSFFYLLAAMFIPFPVVALPQIQLTGRVGLDNPFGVIILATMFQLSFSVLLFTAFLRSIPIELEESARIDGATTWQTFWRLIFPLLAPMSATVGIFAFLYAWNDFMMPSLIISDPALQTLPVRQNLFQNQFSNNYNVAFASYLMAMAPAIVAYLFTQRWVMEGVTQGAVKG encoded by the coding sequence ATGTCGACGGAGACCCTCACCACCATCCCCGCGGACGGACGCCGGAAGCGGCAGAGGATGGAGCGCGTCAACTGGTCGGGCACCATCATCCTGATCCTGTGCACGGCGACGATCCTCATCCCGCTGTACGTGACGATCTCGATGGCGTTCAAGACCACCGGGCAGGCGGTCGACGGCAACGCGTTCTCGCTGCCGGCACCGTTCAGCATCGACGGCTTCGTGCAGGCGTGGACGTTGACGAAGTTCCCGGTGGGCGCCGCGATCTCGCTGCTCGTCACGGCGGGCACCGTCATCGCGACCATCGTCCTCGCCGCCTTCGCGTCGTACGCGATCGTGCGCAACTGGGACCGCCGCCTGTTCCGCTACTCGTTCTTCTACCTGCTCGCGGCGATGTTCATCCCGTTCCCCGTCGTCGCGCTCCCGCAGATCCAGCTCACCGGACGCGTCGGCCTCGACAACCCGTTCGGCGTGATCATCCTCGCCACGATGTTCCAGCTCAGCTTCAGCGTGCTGCTGTTCACGGCGTTCCTGCGCTCGATCCCGATCGAGCTGGAGGAGAGCGCGCGGATCGACGGCGCGACCACCTGGCAGACGTTCTGGCGGCTCATCTTCCCGCTGCTCGCGCCGATGAGTGCCACGGTCGGCATCTTCGCCTTCCTCTACGCCTGGAACGACTTCATGATGCCGTCGCTCATCATCTCCGACCCGGCGCTGCAGACGCTCCCGGTGCGGCAGAACCTCTTCCAGAACCAGTTCAGCAACAACTACAACGTCGCCTTCGCCTCGTACCTGATGGCCATGGCGCCCGCGATCGTCGCCTACCTCTTCACTCAGCGCTGGGTGATGGAGGGCGTCACGCAGGGTGCCGTCAAGGGCTGA
- a CDS encoding carbohydrate ABC transporter permease translates to MSTSTTTDTSTTAILTGEGRKIRRHTRRVEPIYYLFLLPTLVIFTLAITVPGVIGIFFSFTDSIGIGEWSFNGLTNYIALFSDPAILQSYLFTFGFSIATVIVVNVIAFLLAVGLTSRIRFKTGLRTIFVIPMVISGIIIAYVFNFLFSNSIPAAGAATGIPWLETSLLANPDLAWVAIVIVTAWQAVPGTLLIYIAGLLSVPGEVYEAASIDGASRTQQLTRITIPLVAGYVVINVILGFKGFLNAYDIIVGLTNGGPGTATRSVAMTIIAGFNGGDYAYQMANATIFFIVAVLISVLQLSLTRGRNTF, encoded by the coding sequence ATGAGCACCAGCACGACCACCGACACCAGCACCACCGCGATCCTCACGGGCGAGGGGCGGAAGATCCGCCGCCATACGCGCCGCGTCGAGCCGATCTACTACCTGTTCCTGCTGCCGACCCTGGTGATCTTCACGCTCGCCATCACCGTCCCCGGCGTCATCGGCATCTTCTTCAGCTTCACCGACTCCATCGGCATCGGCGAATGGAGCTTCAACGGGCTGACGAACTACATCGCGCTGTTCAGCGACCCGGCGATCCTGCAGAGCTACCTCTTCACCTTCGGGTTCTCCATCGCGACCGTGATCGTCGTCAACGTCATCGCGTTCCTGCTGGCGGTCGGCCTCACCTCCCGCATCCGGTTCAAGACGGGGCTGCGGACGATCTTCGTGATCCCGATGGTGATCTCGGGCATCATCATCGCCTACGTCTTCAACTTCCTGTTCTCGAACTCGATCCCCGCGGCGGGCGCGGCCACCGGCATCCCGTGGCTGGAGACGAGCCTGCTCGCCAATCCCGACCTCGCCTGGGTCGCGATCGTCATCGTCACCGCCTGGCAGGCGGTCCCCGGCACGCTCCTCATCTACATCGCCGGGCTCCTGTCGGTGCCGGGTGAGGTGTACGAGGCGGCGAGCATCGACGGCGCCAGCCGCACCCAGCAGCTCACCCGCATCACGATCCCCCTGGTCGCCGGATACGTCGTCATCAACGTGATCCTCGGCTTCAAGGGCTTCCTCAACGCCTACGACATCATCGTCGGCCTCACCAACGGCGGCCCCGGCACCGCCACCCGCAGCGTCGCGATGACGATCATCGCGGGCTTCAACGGCGGCGACTACGCCTACCAGATGGCCAACGCCACGATCTTCTTCATCGTCGCCGTGCTCATCTCCGTCCTCCAGCTCTCGCTGACCCGCGGAAGGAACACGTTCTGA
- a CDS encoding ABC transporter substrate-binding protein, with product MSATRSRAVRWTAGALGLALTGAALASCAAGGGAETIRFTFSKREAIPFMTELVAEYNASQDDVRVEIDTSGVDVVSASFVRGNPPDIMLANYNYEVARFVQRCALTDLADTAAAAGIRDDLQPLMDQYGSCAGRTSALPYSVMAASVIYNKQIFEEQGLEVPQTWDELIAVSDSLREAGIDPFYATFKDDWTVAQGWYDYAVGGSLDVLAFFDALATEGAEVGPDSEVSFEKDFAEPMDRMMQLASTYTNEDAASRAYGDGNLAFAKGEAAMYLQGPWAFSEIAKTDPDLDLGTFPLPMTDDPDDLAVRVNMDLAVMIPEESQHQDAARDFLEYLYLPENIEEYNASQLGFTPTTDATPPDDPRVEGMIEYYDEGRIYQGPSVLVPKTLPMNNYAQAMVLGADPSSVLRTMDADWARIAFRAPIPRSDDSASGETEESAP from the coding sequence GTGTCTGCCACACGATCACGGGCGGTGCGCTGGACCGCCGGAGCGCTCGGCCTCGCGCTGACCGGCGCGGCGCTCGCCAGCTGCGCCGCCGGCGGGGGCGCGGAGACGATCCGCTTCACGTTCAGCAAACGCGAGGCCATCCCCTTCATGACGGAGCTCGTCGCGGAGTACAACGCCTCGCAGGACGACGTCAGGGTGGAGATCGACACGTCCGGCGTCGATGTCGTCTCCGCGAGCTTCGTCCGCGGCAATCCACCCGACATCATGCTCGCCAACTACAACTACGAGGTCGCCCGGTTCGTCCAGCGCTGCGCGCTCACCGACCTCGCCGACACCGCGGCAGCTGCCGGCATCCGCGACGACCTGCAGCCGCTGATGGATCAGTACGGCTCCTGCGCCGGCCGCACCAGCGCGCTGCCGTACTCGGTCATGGCTGCCTCGGTCATCTACAACAAGCAGATCTTCGAGGAGCAGGGGCTCGAGGTGCCGCAGACCTGGGACGAGCTCATCGCCGTCAGCGACAGCCTCCGCGAGGCGGGGATCGACCCGTTCTACGCCACGTTCAAGGATGACTGGACCGTCGCCCAGGGCTGGTACGACTACGCGGTCGGCGGCTCGCTCGACGTGCTGGCCTTCTTCGACGCGCTCGCCACGGAGGGCGCCGAGGTGGGCCCCGACTCCGAGGTCTCGTTCGAGAAGGACTTCGCGGAGCCGATGGACAGGATGATGCAGCTCGCGAGCACCTACACGAACGAGGACGCCGCGAGCCGCGCGTACGGAGACGGCAACCTCGCCTTCGCGAAGGGGGAGGCGGCGATGTACCTGCAGGGCCCGTGGGCGTTCAGCGAGATCGCCAAGACCGATCCCGACCTCGACCTCGGCACCTTCCCGCTGCCGATGACGGACGACCCGGACGACCTCGCCGTCCGGGTGAACATGGACCTCGCGGTCATGATCCCCGAGGAGTCGCAGCACCAGGACGCCGCCCGCGACTTCCTCGAGTACCTCTACCTTCCGGAGAACATCGAGGAGTACAACGCCTCGCAGCTCGGCTTCACCCCGACGACCGACGCGACCCCGCCGGACGACCCGCGCGTCGAGGGGATGATCGAGTACTACGACGAGGGACGCATCTATCAGGGCCCGTCGGTGCTCGTCCCGAAGACGTTGCCGATGAACAACTACGCGCAGGCCATGGTGCTCGGGGCCGATCCGTCGTCCGTCCTGCGCACGATGGACGCGGACTGGGCGCGCATCGCCTTCCGCGCCCCCATCCCGCGCTCCGACGATTCCGCATCGGGCGAGACGGAGGAGTCCGCGCCATGA
- a CDS encoding ROK family protein, with protein sequence MTEVSTGLGTGRASVSAVLDFAWTAGEFTATEAMAGTSLTRSTAIDAIDTLVTAEVLRELPNARAIGEYRSGRPARRFALAADLGVVLGIDAGDTHLAVTVADLLDRTLVHHRVELDPAQSAGDRRATILRHLAAARDEAGVPPERVLAVCAGVAAPVNRDGISPPHPEGFWERTNPGLAEALRDWAPVVEVKNDAQLAAIAEGTLGVAVDCRDYVALLASERFGGGVVVDGHVLHGAHGGVGEGVVFDHIVGVGSAFGLRYALEEQARGAVEDGEVAPDGTIARLVADGPVDPRLVLTLAASGDADALRVTERVGATLARVVGVLGSMYDPARVIICGAVAESIEPVLAAARRILPDELHLPAPEILASTLGAEVVSAGAVATARKAARERAVPRLAEQRLTA encoded by the coding sequence GTGACAGAGGTCTCGACGGGACTCGGCACCGGCCGCGCGAGCGTGAGCGCGGTGCTCGACTTCGCCTGGACGGCGGGCGAGTTCACCGCCACCGAGGCCATGGCCGGCACCTCGCTCACCCGCTCCACGGCCATCGACGCGATCGACACCCTCGTCACCGCCGAGGTGCTGCGCGAGCTGCCGAACGCCCGTGCCATCGGCGAATACCGCTCCGGACGTCCCGCCCGTCGCTTCGCCCTCGCCGCGGATCTCGGCGTGGTGCTGGGCATCGACGCCGGCGACACCCACCTCGCGGTGACCGTCGCCGACCTCCTCGACCGCACACTCGTCCACCACCGCGTCGAGCTCGACCCCGCCCAGAGCGCCGGCGACCGCCGCGCGACGATCCTGCGGCACCTCGCCGCCGCGCGCGACGAGGCCGGGGTGCCCCCGGAGCGCGTGCTCGCCGTGTGTGCCGGCGTCGCCGCCCCCGTCAACCGTGACGGCATCTCACCCCCGCACCCCGAGGGGTTCTGGGAGCGCACGAACCCCGGCCTCGCCGAAGCCCTGCGCGACTGGGCTCCGGTGGTCGAGGTCAAGAACGACGCCCAGCTCGCCGCGATCGCCGAGGGGACGCTCGGGGTGGCCGTCGACTGCCGCGACTACGTGGCCCTGCTCGCCAGCGAGCGCTTCGGCGGCGGGGTCGTCGTCGACGGTCACGTGCTGCACGGGGCGCACGGCGGCGTCGGCGAGGGCGTGGTGTTCGACCACATCGTCGGCGTCGGCTCGGCGTTCGGACTCCGCTACGCGCTGGAGGAGCAGGCCCGCGGTGCCGTCGAGGACGGCGAGGTCGCCCCCGACGGAACCATCGCCCGCCTCGTGGCGGACGGGCCGGTCGATCCCCGGCTGGTGCTGACCCTCGCCGCCTCCGGAGACGCCGACGCCCTCCGCGTCACCGAGCGCGTGGGCGCCACCCTCGCCCGGGTCGTCGGCGTGCTCGGCAGCATGTACGACCCGGCCCGCGTGATCATCTGCGGCGCCGTGGCGGAGAGCATCGAGCCGGTGCTGGCCGCCGCCCGCCGCATCCTCCCCGACGAGCTGCACCTGCCCGCACCCGAGATCCTCGCCTCCACCCTCGGCGCGGAAGTCGTCTCGGCCGGGGCCGTCGCGACCGCCCGGAAGGCCGCCAGGGAACGTGCCGTCCCGCGCCTCGCGGAACAGCGCCTCACCGCCTGA